A single genomic interval of Saccharomyces kudriavzevii IFO 1802 strain IFO1802 genome assembly, chromosome: 3 harbors:
- the FEN2 gene encoding Fen2p (similar to Saccharomyces cerevisiae FEN2 (YCR028C); ancestral locus Anc_1.155) has protein sequence MIKDPNTITQNEVESKPIASKRPINKRFLLFKIDLFVLSFVCLQYWINYVDRVGFTNAYISGMKEDLNMVGNDLTVSNTIFMIGYIVGMIPNNLILLCVPPRIWLSFCTFAWGLLTLGMYRVTSFKQICVIRFFQALFESCTFSGTHFVLGSWYKEAELPIRSAIFTGSGLVGSMFSGFMQTSIFTHMNGQNGLAGWRWLFIIDFCITLPIAIYGFIFFPGLPDQASALNKFSMTRYIFNEQELHYARRRLPARDESTRLDWSTIPRVLKRWHWWMFSLVWILGGENLGFASNSTFALWLQNQKYTLAQRNNYPSGIYAVGIVSTLCSAVYMSKVPKARPWHVSAFISLVMIIVAILIRANPLDPKIVFSAQYLGGVAYAGQAVFFSWANIVCHADLQERAIVLASMNMFSGAVNAWWSILFFSSDMVPKFERGCYALLATAISSGVVSVVIRSLQIRENLAKKPVSYIDANDMPGEDEEEEENLDEEGDENDGDEEMAEVSNPFR, from the coding sequence TGGATCGTGTCGGTTTTACCAACGCATATATATCTGGTATGAAGGAAGATCTTAACATGGTGGGAAATGACTTGACTGTATCCAACACAATCTTCATGATTGGTTATATCGTCGGTATGATTCCTAATAACCTGATCTTATTGTGTGTTCCACCTAGAATATGGCTGAGTTTTTGCACGTTTGCTTGGGGGCTGTTGACCTTGGGAATGTACCGTGTTACATCGTTTAAACAGATTTGCGTCATTAGATTCTTCCAGGCCTTATTTGAAAGTTGTACGTTTTCTGGGACACATTTTGTTTTGGGTTCGTGGTACAAAGAAGCTGAGCTGCCAATAAGAAGTGCAATTTTCACTGGTAGTGGTTTAGTGGGTTCTATGTTCAGTGGATTTATGCAAACAAGTATTTTTACTCATATGAACGGTCAGAACGGTTTAGCTGGTTGGAGATGGTTATTTATCATTGATTTTTGTATCACATTACCTATTGCGATTTAtggatttattttttttccaggtTTGCCTGATCAAGCAAGTGCTCTCAACAAGTTTTCCATGACAAGATATATCTTTAATGAGCAAGAACTACATTACGCCAGAAGAAGACTCCCAGCTAGAGACGAAAGCACCAGATTAGATTGGTCAACCATCCCTAGGGTTCTAAAAAGATGGCACTGGTGGATGTTTTCTCTCGTGTGGATTCTTGGAGGTGAAAATCTTGGTTTCGCATCTAATTCTACATTTGCATTATGGTtgcaaaatcaaaagtaTACACTAGCGCAAAGGAACAATTATCCTTCGGGCATATATGCTGTGGGTATAGTTTCTACACTTTGTTCCGCTGTATATATGAGTAAAGTTCCAAAAGCAAGACCTTGGCATGTCTCCGCCTTCATATCCTTAGTCATGATTATTGTTGCAATACTAATACGTGCCAATCCACTGGATCCAAAAATCGTTTTTTCTGCGCAGTACCTTGGAGGCGTTGCATATGCTGGACAGGcagtctttttttcatgggCCAATATTGTTTGTCATGCAGATCTCCAAGAACGTGCTATTGTTCTTGCTTCAATGAATATGTTTTCAGGGGCAGTCAACGCTTGGTGGTCgatattattcttttcttcagatATGGTACCTAAGTTCGAGAGAGGCTGCTATGCCCTTTTGGCCACAGCAATATCAAGCGGTGTGGTATCAGTCGTCATACGTTCACTACAGATAAGAGAGAATCTAGCCAAGAAACCTGTTTCTTACATAGATGCTAATGACATGCCCGGAGAAGAcgaggaggaggaggagaacctggatgaagaaggtgacgaaaatgatggtgatgaagaaatggcCGAAGTCTCAAATCCTTTTCGTTAG